One window of Nymphaea colorata isolate Beijing-Zhang1983 chromosome 1, ASM883128v2, whole genome shotgun sequence genomic DNA carries:
- the LOC116245705 gene encoding casparian strip membrane protein 2-like encodes MKHGEGPSSSVEAAEGSMAEKGSLAAAVGPRRFIGGGISRGIAVVDFLVRLAALATALAAAIAMGTTQQTLPFFTQFIQFEANYDDLPAFSFFVIATGIVAGYIVISLLFSILSIVRPRAACPRLTLLIFDVIMLALTTAAASASASIVYLAHNGNSSTNWLPICQQFDNFCQQTSGATVAAFITVVLFIFLVMLSAAMLRRH; translated from the exons ATGAAGCATGGTGAAGGTCCCTCTAGCTCTGTCGAGGCCGCCGAGGGCAGCATGGCGGAGAAAGGCTCACTGGCAGCGGCGGTTGGTCCGCGGCGTTTCATCGGGGGAGGAATTAGCAGAGGGATCGCCGTGGTCGACTTCCTCGTTCGCTTGGCCGCACTCGCCACGGCTCTGGCTGCGGCCATCGCCATGGGAACCACTCAACAGACCCTTCCTTTCTTCACTCAGTTCATCCAGTTTGAAGCTAATTATGATGATCTTCCAGCTTTCTC GTTTTTTGTGATTGCAACTGGAATTGTGGCTGGATACATTGTGATCTCCCTGCTCTTCTCAATTTTGAGCATAGTTCGACCTCGCGCGGCGTGCCCAAGGCTCACCCTTCTCATATTTGATGTG ATCATGCTTGCTCTGACAACAGCTGCTGCATCTGCATCCGCCTCAATCGTATACTTGGCTCACAATGGAAACTCAAGCACCAATTGGCTGCCAATCTGTCAGCAGTTTGACAACTTCTGTCAGCAAACTAGCGGTGCCACTGTCGCTGCATTCATCACTGTAGTCCTGTTCATCTTCCTTGTCATGTTGTCTGCTGCAATGCTTAGGAGGCACTAA
- the LOC116263077 gene encoding mRNA-decapping enzyme-like protein produces the protein MSQNGKLMPNLDQESTKVLNLTVLRRIDPFVEEILTTAAHVTFYEFNIEQSRWSRKDVEGSLFVVKRNTQPRFQFIVMNRRNTDNLVENLLGDFEYEVQGPYLLYKNASQEVNGIWFYNARECEEVGNLFNRILNAYSKVPPKPKAASKSEFEELEAVPTSAVIEGPLEPLSSSASAIADVPDDSFVNYFSAAMNVGTASNAAISSPSHQALLVPSSSHPASVPTGPSLIPTPTIPSPPLPTSSAPLVPAILDASDSSTGRVTNLVKPSTFFGPSSSSAFMVPTISLSTPTAPPLQPPVNLQRPYGAPILQPLPPPIPPPSLTPSYGPVITREKVRDALMRLSQNNNFIDLVYRELLNAHYS, from the exons ATGTCCCAGAACGGGAAATTGATGCCCAACCTGGATCAGGAGAGCACAAAGGTTCTCAATTTGACGGTTCTCAGGAGGATCGATCCCTTCGTCGAGGAGATTCTCACCACGGCCGCGCATGTTACTTTTTACGAGTTCAACATAGAGCAAAGCCGATGG AGCCGAAAGGACGTAGAAGGATCGTTGTTCGTTGTAAAGAG GAATACTCAACCGAGATTCCAGTTTATTGTAATGAATCGAAGGAACACAG ATAATTTGGTGGAGAATCTTCTTGGCGATTTTGAGTATGAAGTTCAAGGTCCATACTTGTTATATAAAAATGCTTCCCAAGAGGTTAATGGCATATGGTTTTATAATGCACGTGAATGTGAGGAGGTTGGAAATCTCTTCAACAG GATATTGAATGCTTATTCAAAAGTTCCTCCAAAGCCAAAAGCTGCATCTAAAAG TGAGTTTGAGGAACTTGAAGCTGTTCCAACTTCAGCTGTCATTGAAGGCCCATTGGAGCCACTGTCCTCATCTGCCTCAGCTATTGCAGATGTGCCAGATGATTCTTTTGTGAACTATTTCAGT GCAGCCATGAATGTAGGCACTGCTTCTAATGCTGCAATTTCTTCACCGTCTCACCAGGCTTTGCTggttccttcatcttctcatccAGCAAGTGTTCCGACAGGACCATCACTAATACCTACTCCTACAATACCATCTCCTCCCCTGCCAACTTCTTCAGCTCCTCTGGTTCCTGCTATTCTGGATGCTTCCGATTCCAGTACAGGTCGGGTCACTAATCTTGTGAAGCCTTCAACGTTTTTTGGGCCATCTTCATCATCCGCATTCATGGTACCAACCATCTCATTGTCCACGCCAACCGCTCCTCCCCTTCAGCCACCAGTTAACCTGCAGCGTCCTTATGGTGCTCCTATACTTCAGCCCCTTCCACCACCTATACCACCTCCATCGCTTACTCCAAGTTATGGGCCAGTAATTACCAGGGAGAAGGTTCGTGATGCTCTTATGAGACTTTCACAG AACAACAATTTCATTGACCTTGTGTACCGAGAGCTGCTGaatgcacactattcatga